The sequence GGCCTCGGCCTCGCTCTTCGGGCGCTCGGCGATGACCGGGCCGACCTCGCAGGCGGCGCCGAAGAGCTCGGCGGTCTTGGCGCGGATGATGGCGAGGTAGTTGTCCTCGGTGGTCTCGATGTTCTTCGCCGCGGCGAGCTGCATCACCTCGCCCTCGGCGATGATGGCGGCGGCGTCGGAGAGAATCTCGAGCGCGCGCAGCGAGCCGACCTCCACCATCATGCGGAAGGCCTGGCCCAGCAGGAAGTCGCCGACGAGCACGCTCGCCTCGTTGCCCCACTTGACCCGCGCGGCGATCTTGCCGCGGCGCATGTCGCTCTCGTCCACGACGTCGTCGTGGAGGAGCGTCGCCGTGTGCATGAACTCGACGGAGGCCGCGAGCTTGACGTGGCCGTCGCCGCGGTAGCCGGAGAGCTGGCCGGCGGCGAGGGTGAGCATGGGGCGCAGGCGCTTGCCGCCCGACGAGATCAGATGATTGGCGACCTCGGGGATCATCGTCACGTCCGAGCCCGTCCGCGAGAGAATCATCTCGTTGACGCGGCCCATGTCGGCCGCCACCAGCGACACCAGAGCCTCGATGCCCGGCTCGGCGGCTCTCTCCTCGAAGGGAACGACGACTCCCACGCGCTCGACCTCTTTTTCCTGACGCGGCCCCCGCCGCGGATGGACGGCAAGGTCGCACGGGCTATGCTGTGGCGCAACGCGCGGGGTTGACGCAAGAGGGAAACGAGCGGCGCATGGTCGAATTGATCCGAACGAACGACGTGGTGCTGATCGGCTACGCCGAGTCGCTGCTGCGGGAGGCGGGCTTCAACATCTTCGTCGCCGACAATCACACGAGCGTGATGGAAGGCTCGATCGGCGTGATCCAGCGCCGGATCCTGGTCGTCGACGACGAGGCGGACGCGGCGCGCCGCTTCCTCGAGGAGGCCGGTCTCGGCGCCGAGCTGCGCGATGGCGCCTGAGCCGGACGAGGGCGGCCTCACGCGCGACACGCTGCTCGACGGGCGCGTCGCGCTCTGGCAGCGCAGGGGCGGCCACCGTGCCGGCACCGACGCCGTGCTCCTCGCCGCCGCGACGACGCTCGCGCCGGGGGAGCTCCTGGTCGATGCGGGCGCGGGGACGGGGGCGGTGGGTCTGATGGCGGGGGTCCGCGCGCCCGAGGCGCGGATCGTGCTCGTCGAGCGCGACCCGGCGCTCGCGGCGCTCGGCGTGCGCAATCTCGCGCAGAACGGGATGTCCGGCCGCGGGATCTCGGTCTGCGCCGATCTCCTCGCTGGGCTCCCGCTCGCGCCGGCGCGCGCCGACGCGGTGGCGACGAACCCGCCCTATTTCGAGCCGGGCGAGGCGCCCCGCTCGCCGGACGCCGCCCGCGCCGCGGCGCACGCGCTGGCGGAGGGCTCGCTCGCCGCCTGGATCGAGGCCTGCGCCCGCCTGCTGCGGCCGCGCGGGCGGCTGTCGCTGATCCAGCGCGCCGACAAGCTTCCCGCCTGCCTCGCCGCGCTCGAGCGCCGCTTCGGCGCGATCCGCGTCACCCCGGTGCGTCCGCGCGCCGACAGGGACGCGACGCGGATCGTGATTCACGCCGTGAAGGACGCCCGCACGCCGCTCTCGATCGCGCCGGCCTTCGTGCTGCACGAGGCGGACGGGCGGTTCACGGCGCGCGCCGATCGCGCGCACCGCGAGGGCGTCTGGGATCAGCGCACCTCGGAGAGGAGCGGCGACCAGGTCGGATCGGAGGCGTAGCCCGGCGTCGGGATCGGCACCTCGACCCGGCCGGTGATGTCGACCATGTAGAGCTGCCCGCCCGACTGGCCGCCGGGATCGCGGAAGAAGACGATGTACTGCCCGTTCGGCGCCCAGGCCGGGCTCTCGTTGTGGAAGCCCTCGGTGAGGATGCGCTCGCCCGAGCCGTCCGGCCGCATCACGCCGATGGCGAAGCGCCCGCCCTGCATCTTGGTGAAGGCGATCCAGTCCCCCCGCGGCGACCAGACCGGCTGCGAATACGAGCCCTGCCCGAAGGAGATGCGCTGCACGTTCGAGCCGTCGGAATTCATCGTGTAGAGCTGCTGCGAGCCGCCGCGGTCGCTCTCGAACACGATCCGCGAGCCGTCCGGCGAGAAGGACGGCGAGGTGTCGATCGCCACCGTCGAGGTCAGTCGCGTCATCGTGCGCGAGACGAGGTCGATGAGATAGAGGTTGGCGTTGCCGCCCTGCTGCAGCGTCATGACGATGGAGCGGCCGTTGGGCGAGAAGCGGGGGGAGGACGTCATGTCGGGGAAGTTGCCCACCGCCTGGCGCGCGCCGGTCTCGAGGTTGAGCACCTGCACCCGCGGCTGCTCGCCGGAGACCTGCGCCATGAAGGCGATCTCCTGGGCCCGCGGCGAGAAGCGCGGCGTCACCACCGAATTGTCGCCCGGAGTCAGGTAACGCACGTTGGCGCCGTCCTGGTCCATGATGGCGAGGCGCTTGAGGCGGTTCTCCTTCGGCCCGGTCTCGTCGACGAAGACGATGCGCGTGTCGAAGAAGCCCGCGAGCCCCGTGATGCGGGTGAAGATCGCGTCCGAGATGATGTGCCCGACCCGGCGCCAATTGTTCGGGTCGGTGAAGAATTGCTGGCCGGTGATCTGCTGGCCGGTCTGCACGTCCCAGAGCCGGAACTCGGTGCGCAGCCGGCCCTGGCCGTCGCGGGTGACGCGGCCGGTGACGAGGCCCTGCACGCCGGCCTGGCGCCACAGGTCGAATTGCGGCGCGGCGTCGAAGGCGGGCGTGCGCTCGGGGAAGCGGCCCTGGTCGAGCGGCGCGAAATAGCCCGACCGGTTCAGGTTCGAGGCGACGATGCTCGAGATCTGGGGCCCGAGATTGCCCTCGCCGACGAACTCGGCGACGGCGATCGGCATCGGCTGGAACTGGCCGCCCTGGACGTCGACGACGAGCTCGGCGCGCGCAGGCGCGGGCGCGAGCCCCGGCGCGAGGGCGGCGACGCCGGCGGCGACGAGGCCGATCCGCAGGGCGTTCAGGACGAGGCGCATGGCAGGTTCCGGGTGTTCGGCGGCGGATGGCCGCGCACGGGTCGACAGCGGGAGCGAGGCGAAGGCGGACCCGCCGCCTCAGGAGTAGAGCGGATTGAAGTTCACCGTCAGGTTCCTCCAGTCCTGGTAATAGGGAGCGAATTGGGCCGGAATCTGGAGCGGCGCGCAGCTCCGCGCCGCGCGCAGCGCCGATTCGGCGATCGGCCCGAACAGCGGATCGGCCGAGGAATTGGTCAGCTCCGGCGAGCCCGCGAGGGTGCCGTCCTCGTTGAGCACGATCCGCACCACCGCGACCGGCGGAGCGTTCGCGGTCTGCGCGGCGAGCGGGATGTTCCAGCAGCGGTGCAGCTGCTGCTGGATCAGCCCGGCGAGCTGCGACATCAGGCTCGGGTTCAGCGTCGCGGCCCGGCCGGTCTCCGTCCCGAGCGAGGCCGTGCGATTGATCTCGGCGGCGGCCGCGCCGGTGGAGGCGGCCTCCTCGGTCGAGCGCAGGAGCGAGGCGATGTCGGACGGGTCGAAGCGCTCGGCCTCCTCGGCGACGCGGCTCGCGCGGGCCTCCTCGGCGCGCGCCGTGTCCGCCGCGCGGGCGGCCTCGGCGACGCGCCGGCGCTCGCGCTCCTCCACCTCGCGACGGCGCGTCTCGGCCTCCGCGACGCGCTGGCGCTCCGCGTCCGCGGCGGCGCGCTGCATGGCCTCGGCCTGCGCCTGCGCGCGCTGGGAGCGCGAGGGCGGCAGCGGAGCGGGCGGCGCGGGCGCGGCCTCGGCGACCTCCACCGGCACGACCGGCTCGGGGACCGGCTCGGGCGACGGCGCCGGCGGCGCGGGCGCCGCGATCGGCTCCGGAGCGGGCGGGACGGGCGCGGGCGCGGCGACCTCCGCCGGCTCTGGCGTCGGCAGCGGGGCGGGCGGCGGCGGGGGAGGCGGCGGCTCGGCCTCGGCCGGTGTCGGGCGATCCGCCACCTGCATGTCGGGCGTTCGCGTCGCCGGCGTCTGCGTATCGCGCTGGGCCTCGCCCGCCGGGCGAAGCTCCGGCGCCTCGGCCACGCGATCGGCCCGCGGGCGCGGCTCGGGGATCGGCGCCTCGGCCTCGATCTCGCCGCGCCTGATCTGCGAGAACTCGGTCTCCGTGATCATCTCGACCGGGATGCCCTCCTCCACCGGCGGCAGCGGCACGACCCCGGAGACGGCGACGAGGCCGCCGACGATCAGCGCGACATGGGCCACGCCCGAGAGGAGGAGGCCCGGCTCGCGAAAGGAGAAGAGGCCGCGCGCGCGCATGGAGCTCAGTTCTGGTCCGGGAGGGTGACGAGAGCGACGCGGCTGAAGCCGCCTTGCGTGACGAGCGCCATCACCTCGGCGACGCGGCCGTAATCCACGGCGCGGTCGCCGCGCACGAAGACGCGCGCCTCCGCGCCCTCCTCCGCCCGCGCCTCGATCGCCGCGACGATCTCCCCGTCGGCGAGCTCGGCATCCTCGAGGAAGACGCGGCCCTCGGCGTCGATCGACAGCGCGATGGGCTTGGCGTCGACGTTGAGCTGGCCGGCCTGCGCCTGCGGCAGGTCCAGCGGCACGCCCGCGGAGAGCAGCGGCGCCGACACCATGAAGACGATGAGGAGCACCAGCATGACGTCGATGAACGGCGTCATGTTGATCTCGTTGATGGCGCGCGCGCGCCCGCGGCGCCTGCGCCGTCCGCCGCCCGTTCCGGGTCCGCCGTGGGAGAACATGGCCGTCGCGCCCCCTTACGCCGCCGCCGCCAGGCGCTCGTCGACCTGACGCGCCAGGATCGCCGAGAACTCGTCGGCGAAGCCCTCGAGCCGGATCTGCGCCTTGGCCACCTCGGCCTGGAACTTGTTGTAGGCGATGACCGCCGGGATCGCGGCGATGAGCCCGATCGCGGTGGCGAAGAGCGCCTCCGCGATGCCCGGCGCGACCACCGCGAGGGAGGTGTTCTGCGAGGCGGCGATGGCGATGAAGGACGTCATCACGCCCCAGACCGTGCCGAACAGGCCGAGATAGGGCCCGGCCGAGCCCACCGAGGCGAGGAAGATCAGCCGGGATTCGAGCCGCTCCACCTCGCGCTGGATGGTGACGTCGAGCACCTTGTCGATGCGCGCCGGCAGGCTCGCCACCGACCGGCCCGAGCCCTCGAAGGAGCGCTTCCACTCGTGCATGGCGGCGACGAAGACGGAGGCGAGCCCCGTCGTCGGACGCTCCGCCAGCGAGCGGTAGAGCTCGTCGAGCGAGCGGCCCGACCAGAAAACCTCCTCGAAGCGGTCCATCGCCCGGGTGAGGCGGCGGAACAGCAGCGTCTTGTCGATGATGATCGCCCAGCAATAGACCGAGGCGGCGACGAGCCCGATCATCACGAGCTTGACCACGATGTGGGCTTGCCAGAACAGGCCCCAGAGGGAGAGATCGTGCGTCATCGGCGGGTTCGTCCTAGTGTCGGCTCGAGCGCGGGATCGCGCGGCGCGGGGGACGTTCGGCCCGAACAAGGCTTAACGGTTCGGAACGCGTCCTGCAAACGTGGTTCGCGCCGCAACATGTCGAAAATATGAGCGATTGCCAGCGCCGGCGCGGCCTCTCGGCGCTGTTGCGATGAGGACACGATCAGGGTTAACGGAGGCTTGACGCGCAGGCGGCGAAGGGGTGCGGCGCAAGGGCGCTGCGGACGGTGCGGGGGCGGTCGCACGGGCGCTCTGCATGAAGCTCGAGACGTTCGGCGACAGGTCGCCGAGGGACCCCCCTCTCCCCCGTGGAGAGGGGCCGAGGGTGAGGGGCGTACGGAACGGTCCCGCCCTCGATGCAGCGCTGCCCCGCGGTCGAGCCGACGTCGGCACGGGTCGGGTCGGAGCCCTCGCCCCGCGCCCCTCTCCACGAGGG comes from Salinarimonas sp. and encodes:
- a CDS encoding DUF2007 domain-containing protein, encoding MVELIRTNDVVLIGYAESLLREAGFNIFVADNHTSVMEGSIGVIQRRILVVDDEADAARRFLEEAGLGAELRDGA
- the tolB gene encoding Tol-Pal system beta propeller repeat protein TolB → MRLVLNALRIGLVAAGVAALAPGLAPAPARAELVVDVQGGQFQPMPIAVAEFVGEGNLGPQISSIVASNLNRSGYFAPLDQGRFPERTPAFDAAPQFDLWRQAGVQGLVTGRVTRDGQGRLRTEFRLWDVQTGQQITGQQFFTDPNNWRRVGHIISDAIFTRITGLAGFFDTRIVFVDETGPKENRLKRLAIMDQDGANVRYLTPGDNSVVTPRFSPRAQEIAFMAQVSGEQPRVQVLNLETGARQAVGNFPDMTSSPRFSPNGRSIVMTLQQGGNANLYLIDLVSRTMTRLTSTVAIDTSPSFSPDGSRIVFESDRGGSQQLYTMNSDGSNVQRISFGQGSYSQPVWSPRGDWIAFTKMQGGRFAIGVMRPDGSGERILTEGFHNESPAWAPNGQYIVFFRDPGGQSGGQLYMVDITGRVEVPIPTPGYASDPTWSPLLSEVR
- a CDS encoding methyltransferase: MAPEPDEGGLTRDTLLDGRVALWQRRGGHRAGTDAVLLAAATTLAPGELLVDAGAGTGAVGLMAGVRAPEARIVLVERDPALAALGVRNLAQNGMSGRGISVCADLLAGLPLAPARADAVATNPPYFEPGEAPRSPDAARAAAHALAEGSLAAWIEACARLLRPRGRLSLIQRADKLPACLAALERRFGAIRVTPVRPRADRDATRIVIHAVKDARTPLSIAPAFVLHEADGRFTARADRAHREGVWDQRTSERSGDQVGSEA
- the tolQ gene encoding protein TolQ — protein: MTHDLSLWGLFWQAHIVVKLVMIGLVAASVYCWAIIIDKTLLFRRLTRAMDRFEEVFWSGRSLDELYRSLAERPTTGLASVFVAAMHEWKRSFEGSGRSVASLPARIDKVLDVTIQREVERLESRLIFLASVGSAGPYLGLFGTVWGVMTSFIAIAASQNTSLAVVAPGIAEALFATAIGLIAAIPAVIAYNKFQAEVAKAQIRLEGFADEFSAILARQVDERLAAAA
- the tolA gene encoding cell envelope integrity protein TolA, which encodes MRARGLFSFREPGLLLSGVAHVALIVGGLVAVSGVVPLPPVEEGIPVEMITETEFSQIRRGEIEAEAPIPEPRPRADRVAEAPELRPAGEAQRDTQTPATRTPDMQVADRPTPAEAEPPPPPPPPAPLPTPEPAEVAAPAPVPPAPEPIAAPAPPAPSPEPVPEPVVPVEVAEAAPAPPAPLPPSRSQRAQAQAEAMQRAAADAERQRVAEAETRRREVEERERRRVAEAARAADTARAEEARASRVAEEAERFDPSDIASLLRSTEEAASTGAAAAEINRTASLGTETGRAATLNPSLMSQLAGLIQQQLHRCWNIPLAAQTANAPPVAVVRIVLNEDGTLAGSPELTNSSADPLFGPIAESALRAARSCAPLQIPAQFAPYYQDWRNLTVNFNPLYS
- a CDS encoding biopolymer transporter ExbD; protein product: MFSHGGPGTGGGRRRRRGRARAINEINMTPFIDVMLVLLIVFMVSAPLLSAGVPLDLPQAQAGQLNVDAKPIALSIDAEGRVFLEDAELADGEIVAAIEARAEEGAEARVFVRGDRAVDYGRVAEVMALVTQGGFSRVALVTLPDQN
- a CDS encoding polyprenyl synthetase family protein — encoded protein: MGVVVPFEERAAEPGIEALVSLVAADMGRVNEMILSRTGSDVTMIPEVANHLISSGGKRLRPMLTLAAGQLSGYRGDGHVKLAASVEFMHTATLLHDDVVDESDMRRGKIAARVKWGNEASVLVGDFLLGQAFRMMVEVGSLRALEILSDAAAIIAEGEVMQLAAAKNIETTEDNYLAIIRAKTAELFGAACEVGPVIAERPKSEAEACRSYGMNLGVAFQLVDDALDYGGAAAKLGKNVGDDFREGKITLPVVLSVRRGTDADRAFFRRTLERGEIAERDLEEALSIMRRNKALEDTVARARHYGAMARDALGIYPDGPMKRALLDAVEFCVARAY